One window of the Misgurnus anguillicaudatus chromosome 8, ASM2758022v2, whole genome shotgun sequence genome contains the following:
- the rhcgl1 gene encoding rh family, C glycoprotein, like 1 → MSKNTNIRISLPAVCFVWQIGMIILFGVFIRYNEESDAHWHEHRRKRNISSHLENDFYYRYPSFQDVHVMIFVGFGFLMTFLKRYSFGGVGFNFLIAAFGIQWALLMQGWFHYFDNEDWKIKIGIENLINADFCVASCLIAYGACLGKVSPVQLMVLTLFGVSLFAIEEYIILELLHVKDAGGSMVIHTFGAYYGLTISRVLYRPSLSQSKPLHGSQYHSDVFAMIGTLFLWMYWPSFNSAIADRGDGQHRAAINTYLALAASVLTTYAVSSLSQKHGKLDMEHIQNATLAGGVAMGTAAEFMITPYGSLIVGFCSGLISTLGYWFLTPFLEKTLKIQDTCGVHNLHGIPGILGAVVGAITAAAASSSVYGDEGLLNTFDYLAISDRTVNVQGGYQAAGLFVAIGFGLVGGALVGGILKLPIWGDPADANCFDDDVYWELPDDDHDNVSIHQNVNHVAPISMPADL, encoded by the exons ATGAGCAAAAATACCAATATTAGAATCAGTCTTCCAGCAGTTTGCTTTGTCTGGCAGATTGGTATGATCATTTTATTTGGTGTGTTCATACGTTATAATGAGGAGTCCGATGCCCACTGGCATGAACACAGGAGAAAGAGAAACATTTCCAGTCATTTAGAGAATGACTTTTACTATAGATACCCGA GCTTTCAGGATGTGCATGTAATGATCTTTGTCGGTTTTGGGTTCCTCATGACTTTTCTGAAGCGCTATAGTTTTGGAGGAGTCGGCTTCAATTTCCTCATCGCAGCCTTTGGGATTCAGTGGGCTCTGCTGATGCAAGGATGGTTTCATTATTTTGACAATGAAGATTGGAAGATAAAAATTGGGATTGAGAA ccTCATCAATGCAGACTTCTGTGTGGCCAGCTGTCTTATTGCATATGGCGCTTGTCTTGGAAAGGTCAGTCCAGTCCAGCTCATGGTCCTAACACTGTTTGGAGTAAGCTTGTTTGCAATTGAGGAGTATATTATTCTCGAGCTCCTTCAT GTAAAAGATGCTGGTGGTTCCATGGTCATTCACACTTTTGGAGCATATTATGGTTTGACCATATCTCGGGTTCTCTATCGACCAAGTCTGTCTCAAAGCAAGCCTTTACATGGATCGCAGTACCATTCAGATGTGTTTGCAATGATTG GCACTCTCTTCCTTTGGATGTACTGGCCCAGTTTCAACTCCGCCATTGCAGATCGTGGAGATGGTCAACACAGAGCGGCTATAAACACGTACCTTGCACTGGCTGCATCAGTTCTCACTACTTATGCTGTTTCAAGTCTTTCACAGAAACATGGAAAGCTTGACATG GAGCATATACAGAATGCCACTTTGGCCGGTGGGGTCGCAATGGGGACTGCTGCAGAGTTTATGATTACCCCATACGGCTCTCTGATAGTGGGATTCTGTTCAGGCTTGATTTCCACACTTGGatactggtttctgact CCCTTCTTGGAAAAAACTCTGAAGATCCAGGACACGTGTGGTGTACATAACCTTCATGGAATTCCGGGAATTTTAGGAGCAGTTGTTGGAGCCATCACAGCAGCTGCTGCCAGTAGTTCAGTTTATGGAGATGAGGG GTTGCTTAATACCTTCGACTACTTAGCCATTTCTGACAGAACCGTCAATGTTCAGGGAGGTTACCAGGCTGCTGGTCTTTTTGTAGCAATAGGGTTTGGACTTGTAGGTGGCGCTTTGGTTG gGGGCATTCTAAAGCTGCCAATCTGGGGAGACCCAGCAGATGCCAACTGCTTTGATGATGATGTTTACTGGGAG CTTCCTGATGATGACCATGACAATGTCTCCATACACCAAAACGTGAACCATGTTGCCCCCATAAGTATGCCCGCAGATCT ATGA